In Anser cygnoides isolate HZ-2024a breed goose chromosome Z, Taihu_goose_T2T_genome, whole genome shotgun sequence, a genomic segment contains:
- the LOC136788989 gene encoding LOW QUALITY PROTEIN: melanoma-associated antigen C1-like (The sequence of the model RefSeq protein was modified relative to this genomic sequence to represent the inferred CDS: deleted 2 bases in 1 codon): MPSLPQSISKTNSSPGTQPDELKGRGREQNEALMNQGETSPLLSLLSSPESPLLESPESPESPESPPESPLLESPESPLLESPLLESPLLSSSLLSSSLLSSSLLESPRVSSSLLSSSLLSSSLLESPRVSSPRVSSFF; encoded by the exons atgccttctttgcctcagtctaTTAGTAAGACTAATTCTTCTCCAGGTACCCAACCTGATGAGCTGAAAGGCAGAGGCAgagagcagaatgaagcccttaTGAACCAAGGGGAAACG tctcctctcctgagtctcctctcctctcctgagtctcctctcctg gagtctcctgagtctcctgagtctcctgagtctcct cctgagtctcctctcctcgagtctcctgagtctcctctcctcgagtctcctctcctcgagtctcctctcctctcctcgagtctcctctcctcgagtctcctctcctcgagtctccttgagtctcctcgagtctcctcgagtctcctctcctcgagtctcctctcctcgagtctcctcgagtctcctcgagtctcctctcctcgagtctcctcttttttttgA